The Euphorbia lathyris chromosome 2, ddEupLath1.1, whole genome shotgun sequence genome includes a window with the following:
- the LOC136218213 gene encoding uncharacterized protein: MPSKMKIQPIDSLTPEEATPLETVKPVVKSRLKRLFELQFLKNSTADKVGVFCEPHFNKDSSKGSVEFEPSSECLASMVQNFIEESNEKNSSAALRCGRSCNCFNRNCNDSSEDELDDFGDCNFLSFGESIENLKSMVACASVSERNLLADTAKIVEKNKICKRKDDGCRKIVIEGLLALGYDASICKSHWERSPTHLAGEYEYIDVIILGERLLIDIDFRSEFEIARSTKGYMSLLEILPCIFVGKADRLQKIISLISDAAKRSLKKKGMHIPPWRKAEYVKAKWLSPHTRARPNFASIEPEKNQSSIPTATAIISESSLSVHSIEDAELGESVFTLSSESSMEEESVMRPPEIKSKSFQSGIKIVTGLASIIDGP; this comes from the exons GTCTCAAGCGGCTCTTTGAGCTCCAGTTCCTGAAAAATTCCACCGCAGATAAGGTGGGCGTTTTTTGTGAGCCGCATTTTAACAAGGATAGCTCCAAGGGCTCGGTTGAGTTTGAGCCAAGCTCCGAGTGTTTGGCGTCGATGGTTCAGAACTTCATAGAAGAAAGCAATGAAAAGAATTCGTCCGCCGCATTGAGGTGTGGCCGCAGCTGCAATTGTTTCAACCGGAATTGTAATGACAGTTCCGAAGACGAATTGGACGATTTTGGTGACtgtaattttctttcctttggCGAGTCAATTGAAAATCTAAAG AGTATGGTCGCTTGTGCAAGTGTTTCCGAGAGGAATTTGTTAGCGGACACTGCCAAAATCGTTGAGAAGAACAAGATCTGTAAGAGAAAAGACGACGGTTGCAGGAAGATCGTTATTGAAGGATTACTAGCTCTGGGATACGACGCTTCTATCTGCAAATCTCATTGGGAAAGATCCCCCACCCATCTAGCCG GAGAATATGAGTACATAGACGTGATCATCTTAGGGGAGCGACTGCTAATTGACATTGATTTCAGATCAGAATTTGAAATTGCTCGATCAACCAAGGGTTACATGTCTCTCCTAGAAATTCTACCGTGTATATTTGTTGGGAAAGCCGATCGTCTTCAAAAGATCATCTCTTTAATATCAGATGCAGCTAAACGCAGCCTGAAAAAGAAGGGGATGCACATTCCACCTTGGAGAAAAGCAGAGTACGTCAAGGCCAAATGGCTCTCTCCTCATACTCGAGCTAGACCCAATTTTGCTTCAATCGAACCTGAAAAGAACCAATCTTCAATTCCAACAGCAACAGCAATCATCAGTGAAAGTTCACTCTCTGTTCACTCGATTGAGGATGCTGAGTTGGGGGAGTCTGTGTTCACACTGTCATCTGAAAGTTCCATGGAAGAAGAGAGCGTGATGAGGCCACCTGAGATTAAATCAAAGAGCTTCCAATCAGGGATTAAGATTGTGACTGGTTTGGCTTCTATTATTGACGGACcatga